From the genome of Blautia pseudococcoides, one region includes:
- a CDS encoding AraC family transcriptional regulator has product MFIQYNNLDINFTIGSTRFRTLNIAYEHLHRIIPSHSHGDNSYEIHYVVSGRGYIKVGEQTHEITPNTLYLAGPHVAHAQISLQGDPMVDYCIYLRLHRTSPGEKRTDDLDRLFTEKTFWIGQDNCQIKNTLEQLFRELKEQKTGYTVYVETLLRQLIVQMIRNYQGGQKARHHFKPATPAEAQDFIIEESFLYDYPVLTLEQLADRLGLGCRQTERLMQDIYGKTFLQKKGDARMSAASILLTYSDRSISSIAEELGYSSVEHFSAAFRKYYKKSARQYRKENRDRP; this is encoded by the coding sequence ATGTTTATCCAATACAATAATCTGGATATTAACTTTACCATTGGAAGCACCCGGTTCCGCACCCTCAATATCGCATATGAACACCTGCACCGCATCATCCCCAGCCACAGCCACGGGGACAACAGTTATGAGATCCACTATGTCGTATCCGGCAGGGGATACATAAAGGTGGGGGAACAGACACACGAAATCACCCCCAATACCCTCTATCTGGCAGGCCCCCATGTGGCCCATGCCCAGATATCCCTACAGGGTGATCCCATGGTGGACTACTGCATTTACCTGAGACTGCACCGCACCTCCCCAGGTGAAAAAAGAACCGATGACCTGGACCGCCTGTTTACAGAGAAGACCTTCTGGATCGGACAGGACAACTGCCAGATAAAAAATACTCTGGAACAGCTATTCCGGGAGTTAAAGGAACAGAAAACAGGCTACACCGTCTACGTGGAGACCCTGCTGCGGCAGCTTATTGTGCAGATGATACGCAACTATCAGGGCGGCCAAAAGGCCCGCCACCACTTCAAGCCCGCAACACCGGCAGAAGCCCAGGACTTTATCATAGAGGAATCCTTTTTGTACGACTATCCTGTCCTCACACTGGAACAGCTTGCGGACAGACTCGGTCTTGGGTGCAGGCAGACCGAACGGCTCATGCAGGACATATACGGCAAAACATTTCTGCAGAAAAAAGGAGACGCCCGCATGTCGGCAGCCTCCATACTGCTTACCTATTCAGACCGCAGCATCTCCTCCATCGCTGAGGAGCTGGGTTATTCATCGGTGGAGCATTTCTCTGCAGCATTCCGGAAATACTACAAGAAAAGTGCCCGCCAATACCGGAAAGAAAACCGGGACCGTCCATAA
- a CDS encoding GNAT family N-acetyltransferase — MNTPTIKTKRLILRRFTPGDAAALFQILSDEEVNTFLPMFPLKTTEEARDFLQEHYLDTYDQRSGYRYAVCLKTDNIPVGYVNISSSESRDLGYGLRKDFWHKGIMTEACHAVVELLKTQGLPFITATHDVKNPRSGDVMKKIGMTYQYSYVEQWQPKNIPVTFRMYQLNLDGQKDRVFKKYWEQYPVHFIEDV, encoded by the coding sequence ATGAACACTCCCACAATCAAAACAAAGCGCCTGATCCTCCGCAGGTTCACCCCCGGGGATGCTGCAGCGCTCTTTCAAATCCTGAGCGACGAGGAGGTAAACACCTTTCTTCCCATGTTTCCTCTGAAAACCACGGAGGAAGCCAGGGATTTTCTGCAGGAGCATTATCTGGATACCTACGACCAGCGATCCGGATACCGGTATGCGGTCTGCTTAAAAACAGATAATATCCCTGTGGGATATGTCAATATAAGCAGCAGTGAAAGCCGGGATCTCGGATACGGGCTGCGAAAAGACTTCTGGCATAAAGGTATCATGACAGAGGCCTGCCACGCTGTAGTGGAACTCCTGAAAACCCAGGGTCTCCCGTTCATCACTGCCACCCACGATGTAAAAAATCCCAGAAGCGGGGACGTAATGAAAAAAATCGGAATGACGTATCAGTATTCCTATGTGGAACAGTGGCAGCCTAAAAATATCCCTGTCACATTCCGCATGTATCAGCTTAATCTTGACGGACAGAAAGACCGTGTATTTAAAAAATACTGGGAACAGTATCCTGTCCATTTTATAGAGGATGTGTAA
- a CDS encoding DMT family transporter, giving the protein MNTYKKPMLEKAWVVCGLAVLCNALWGSAFPSIKIGYKLFEIPGDSPASQILFAGMRFALAGLLAVVFGSILARKVLVPKRRSWGNIVKLSMFQTILQYVFFYLGLAHTTGVKGSIITASNTFLSILVASLIFRQEKLTGKKIAACIVGFAGVVLVNLNGGGMGAGLKINGEGFLLVSVTAYAFASSLLKIYSRDEDPVVLSGYQFMLGGLVMMGCGFMLGGRIYTVSLRGVVMLVYLALISSVAFSVWGILLKHHPVSRIAIFGFTNPVFGVILSSVFLHEKNQTEGWKIVTALLLVCAGIFLLNYQKAEKMEVHTSANG; this is encoded by the coding sequence ATGAATACATATAAAAAACCTATGCTGGAAAAGGCCTGGGTGGTCTGCGGGCTTGCTGTTTTGTGCAATGCACTGTGGGGAAGCGCCTTTCCAAGTATAAAAATAGGCTATAAACTTTTTGAGATACCGGGAGACAGCCCGGCATCCCAGATTTTATTTGCGGGTATGCGTTTTGCCCTGGCAGGGCTGCTGGCTGTGGTATTTGGAAGTATCCTTGCAAGAAAGGTGCTGGTGCCAAAGAGAAGATCATGGGGAAACATTGTGAAGCTATCTATGTTTCAGACAATTTTACAATACGTGTTTTTTTATCTGGGGCTGGCTCATACCACTGGTGTGAAAGGCTCCATTATAACGGCTTCCAACACCTTTTTGAGTATCTTGGTCGCCAGTCTGATCTTCCGTCAGGAAAAGCTGACCGGGAAGAAAATAGCAGCCTGTATCGTAGGATTTGCCGGTGTGGTACTGGTAAATTTAAATGGCGGCGGCATGGGGGCAGGGCTTAAAATAAACGGTGAAGGATTCCTTTTGGTGTCTGTAACTGCCTATGCCTTTGCGTCCAGTCTTCTCAAAATATATTCGAGGGATGAAGACCCTGTGGTTTTAAGCGGATACCAGTTTATGCTTGGGGGACTTGTTATGATGGGATGCGGTTTTATGCTTGGGGGGCGTATTTATACGGTTTCCCTCCGGGGCGTGGTCATGTTGGTGTATCTGGCGCTTATTTCCTCTGTGGCGTTTTCCGTCTGGGGGATTTTGCTGAAACACCATCCGGTATCCAGAATCGCTATTTTCGGATTCACGAATCCCGTGTTTGGGGTTATCCTATCCTCTGTTTTCCTGCACGAAAAGAATCAGACGGAGGGATGGAAGATTGTGACTGCCCTTCTGCTGGTATGCGCAGGCATCTTCCTTTTGAATTACCAGAAAGCGGAGAAAATGGAAGTGCATACATCAGCCAATGGATAG